The sequence below is a genomic window from Bacteroidales bacterium.
TGATAATTCAACAGTGACTTATTTTGAAGGAATTATTGATGAACTCAGAATTTGGAATGAAGCTAGAAGTATAGAAGAAATACGGGGAAATATGTATCGTCAGTTAAGTTCTGATGTTATTGCATCAAGTTCAAATTTGGCTGCGTATTTTACTATGGATCATGCTGATGGAACAAACTTACGCGATTTTGCCGGTAATCTGAATGATGGTACACTTAATAATATGAGTAATTCCAATTGGATTACATCTACTGTTTTATATGATTTTCGCCAAAGCTTGGATTTTGATGGTGTTGATGACTATGTCTCACTTGGTAAGAGTGATAAACTTCAGCTTACAAATGCAATTACATTAGAAGCTTGGGTTTATCCCAGATCAATAAGTCAGTGGGGAGCTGTTTTTAGCAATTTGCAAAATAATGGAACTAGTGAATCCGGTTACGGAATGGTTTTAGATGGAGATAGTGAGGAAATTGTATGGTGGTTACAAACAGTTGGTGGTACAGCCGACGATGATGCTAATTATCCGCGTTTTACTCCAACATTAGATACCTGGCAACATATTGCTTGTACCTATAATGGGAGTGAAATGAAATTATATGTCGATGGTATTTTAGTTGAATCTAAAACACGTAATGGAGATATTGATTGGAGTAATTTACCTATCGAAGCCCGAATAGGTTCTTATATTGATGATGATGAAAATTATTATTTTGATGGACAAATTGATGATATCCGTATTTGGAAAAGAGCTTTAACAGCTAACCAAATAGCAGAAAGTATGACCAATCACCTCTGGGGTACCGAAGATAACTTAATAGCATATTATCGTTTCGATCAATTAAACGAAGGCGATCAAAATGTTTTATATAATATTAAAGGAGATTACAGCTCTAATAGCCACTCAGAAAATTTTGATACCTATAGTGTTGATACTTATGTTTCTACTATAGATGGTTGGGAAACATGGAGTGGTGGTTCTGGTACATCAGAAGATGCAAAAATAAAAAGTATCGAAGCTTATTCTTCATTATATTCCATGCAAATTCAAAATTCTAATGATATTATCTATAAATGTGGAGACTTAACGACAGGAATTCATTCGGTTAAGTTTGAAATATATGTTCCTTCCGGTAATTCCGGATATCTTAATATGGAACATTTTGATGCTCCAGGAACAGAATGGGCGGTCGATATTTTCTTCGATGATGCTGGAAACGGGAGTGTTAATGCTGAAGGGACTACTGATGCTGCAACTTTTTCATTTTCCAATGATGCGTGGCTTTCCGTAGAAATAGTTGTCAATTTAGATGATGATATAGCTTCATTTTATTTAAACAGCAGTTTAATTCATAGTTGGCAATGGAGTATTGATAATGGTGATGGCCGTAGTGGAACCAATCAATTGGGTTGTATAGATTTTTATGCCAACTCATTTGATGGTACAACACCACTGTATTATGTCGATGATTTTAGTGTAACACAAATAGATGCAGATGTTATAAATGGTTTATTGGTAAATATGGATCCTACATCAGACTGGGAAGATGCGGTAAATACTAATTTATGGACGGGAGTTAGTAATACAGACTGGGCAGTATCAACAAATTGGTTAAACGGTGGAGTTCCAATAAGTACTGATGTTGTTAGAATCGATCGTACCGAAACCGGTTATTATCCGATTTTAACATCAGATCAGGCTGTTGATAAACTAACAATTGCCAATGGAGCTTCCTTAGAAGTACAACTTAATAAGCAATTTGATATTAGTACAAGCTTGATAAATTACGGCAGCATTACAGTTGATGGTGTTATGAATGTATCAGGAATGTTAATAAACTACCAAGATTTTTATCTTTCAGGTGAGATGACAGTTGGTGGTAAACTAATTAATAATGGCGATTTTAATATTTTGTCTGATGAAAATGTTACCGGCTCTCTAATTGATAATGGTGAGGTAAGTGGTTATGGAGATTTTAGTGTACAACGTTATATGTCATCAACTGAAAAATGGCACTTAATTTCATCTCCGGTTAGTAATGCTTATTCTGAGGTTTTTCTCGACCGTTATTTAATGTCTTATAATGAGTCTAACGATAGCTGGAACAATATTTTATTATCTGATGTGCGTCTGCGCCAAATGGTAGGTTATGCTACTATCACTAACTCTTCTTCATCAAGCAACGACACTTATGTGTTTGAGGGAGATATAAATACCGGTAATTATACTTATACTTTATCGCATAGTGGAACTAGTGGCGATAATCAAAATTTTAATCTTATCGGGAATCCGTATCCTTCAAGTATCGACTGGGAAACAGTTAGCATTCCTGCGGATATGGATAATGCTATTTATTCGCTTAAACCTGATGGACAATATGCCTATTATGCTAATCGTATTTCTATTAATGGTGGAACGCAGATGATTGCTCCCGGACAAGGTTTCTGGGTACATGTAAAGTCAGGAACAGCAAGTTCCAGTTCAGTGAACTTAACATTTGACAATAGCTGCCGTTCGCATGTATTCAAAGATGAATTTTATAAAAGTTCTACAGGTGCAGAAAATGAATATCAGTTTAGTATGTTTGCTAGCAATGGTAAAATTTCTGACGAAACAGTTTTGATTTTCAATAATGCTACCATGCCTCAATTTGATAGTGATTATGATGCAATTAAGTTTTTAGCTTACGAACGTAATATCCCAAATATTTATTTTATTGGTGCTGATGATGAGCGTTTGGCAATTGATAATAGACCACAAACACCTACAATTGGGGTTGGCTTCTCAATGAATGAGAGTACTCGAGGGGTGACCATAAACGTTAAGGAAGCACCTAATTTTGCAGCCATTATTCTGGAAGATCTTTTTACGGGCGAAAAGACTGATTTGTTGAAAGATACATATACTTTTGATTATTCAACAACTGATGCAGCAAATCGTTTTAAATTGCATTTTAGCTTCCTTGGAACAGATGATATAGATACCGAAAATAATAATTTACAAATATATAGTAGTAAATCTGATTTAATCATTAATAGTCCTGATGGATTAAATAATCCTACTGTTCAGCTTTACGATATTCAAGGAAGGAAAGTGTTAGAAACAGCATTGGGATTTACGACACTTAAAAGAATTCCTCTAAATTTAGAAGCCGGAACATATATTGTAAGATTGATTATGCAAGAAGGTGTAATTAGCGAGAAAGTGTATTTACAGTAAATAATAAGATTTCA
It includes:
- a CDS encoding PKD domain-containing protein, encoding MKRYIPLIISAFFLVSSVMGEPLGFDTNEPTNKKQETKKTKKQEVVLEKIEKPKVSGFKKSAEITSFPWTEGFENGGSIPAEWSQVYVSGSNLDWTFISGNGGTEPASANSGTYNACLKDSDSSSDETKLISPALNFSTAASAELTFYMHMERRRVRRTNYQDVLKVYYKTSASSSWTLLESYTRRERNWRQKTISLPNISSEYYIAFEGNAKAGYGVVIDDVEVTIVAAPTPPTPITSFPWTEDFEDAGAAPSDWTESVVSGSANWAYYAGNDDSNPSTAHTGSYNACLRDYDSGTDKSKLITPPLDFTGISAATLTFWYYNELWPNDQDEFKIFYKTSSTGSWTQIGSTYNNSISEWTEEQLDLPNLSSDYYIAFEGNALYGYGVCIDDVTVAALEAPVVYFDADNVNPEIGESVQFTDASTNDPISWTWSFSPNTITYVSGNSNSQNPIVSFNAAGTYEVTLSATNATGTTTETKSSYIYISDGSFYPNALQFNGVDEYVSIDNSSSLNTGGPYADRTIEAWFYCEDVSNSSKKQVIFEEGDASRGFNIYIYNRNLYVGGWNDDAAESNWSGTWLSTALVFSKTWHHIALRLEGGTDTPTAGSFTGILDGIEFDTGDGAKVYAHTGGTNIGRTANTKFHDGTDNSTVTYFEGIIDELRIWNEARSIEEIRGNMYRQLSSDVIASSSNLAAYFTMDHADGTNLRDFAGNLNDGTLNNMSNSNWITSTVLYDFRQSLDFDGVDDYVSLGKSDKLQLTNAITLEAWVYPRSISQWGAVFSNLQNNGTSESGYGMVLDGDSEEIVWWLQTVGGTADDDANYPRFTPTLDTWQHIACTYNGSEMKLYVDGILVESKTRNGDIDWSNLPIEARIGSYIDDDENYYFDGQIDDIRIWKRALTANQIAESMTNHLWGTEDNLIAYYRFDQLNEGDQNVLYNIKGDYSSNSHSENFDTYSVDTYVSTIDGWETWSGGSGTSEDAKIKSIEAYSSLYSMQIQNSNDIIYKCGDLTTGIHSVKFEIYVPSGNSGYLNMEHFDAPGTEWAVDIFFDDAGNGSVNAEGTTDAATFSFSNDAWLSVEIVVNLDDDIASFYLNSSLIHSWQWSIDNGDGRSGTNQLGCIDFYANSFDGTTPLYYVDDFSVTQIDADVINGLLVNMDPTSDWEDAVNTNLWTGVSNTDWAVSTNWLNGGVPISTDVVRIDRTETGYYPILTSDQAVDKLTIANGASLEVQLNKQFDISTSLINYGSITVDGVMNVSGMLINYQDFYLSGEMTVGGKLINNGDFNILSDENVTGSLIDNGEVSGYGDFSVQRYMSSTEKWHLISSPVSNAYSEVFLDRYLMSYNESNDSWNNILLSDVRLRQMVGYATITNSSSSSNDTYVFEGDINTGNYTYTLSHSGTSGDNQNFNLIGNPYPSSIDWETVSIPADMDNAIYSLKPDGQYAYYANRISINGGTQMIAPGQGFWVHVKSGTASSSSVNLTFDNSCRSHVFKDEFYKSSTGAENEYQFSMFASNGKISDETVLIFNNATMPQFDSDYDAIKFLAYERNIPNIYFIGADDERLAIDNRPQTPTIGVGFSMNESTRGVTINVKEAPNFAAIILEDLFTGEKTDLLKDTYTFDYSTTDAANRFKLHFSFLGTDDIDTENNNLQIYSSKSDLIINSPDGLNNPTVQLYDIQGRKVLETALGFTTLKRIPLNLEAGTYIVRLIMQEGVISEKVYLQ